A window of Pseudomonas monteilii contains these coding sequences:
- a CDS encoding precorrin-3B C(17)-methyltransferase has translation MAGLTTRKAPAIVVLGQGGLAAARQIQALYPQSQVHGLVGRVEQADVGYTAFGDTLRALYRQDTPIIALCAAGIVIRALASLLSEKDHEPPVLAVAEDGSAVVPLLGGLGGVNVMAREIGAALAVPAAITTSGELRFGTCLLNPPSGYVLADLEQGKRFVSDLLGGESLRIEGQAPWLAPARLPTDAQARRTLYVGCEARPANRDELLIHARQVVVALEGPGPTLVAEVRQALSQAALAEPAVACLVAGAQHMAEPSLHEAARALGVPLRFVSGDVPAEVLLAQALPEARRITTDVAGVALAVAAQPVAPETVGRARGRLAVIGLGPGAADLMVPAVKAELARANDVLGYETYVRMAGPFRPDQVLHCTDNREEMQRARHAFELAAQGRSVVVVSSGDPGVFAMAAAVMEALHASSDPAWARVELEVLPGVSASLATAALSGAPLGHDFCVMSLSDNLKPWSIIETRLDLAAQADLALAFYNPISRARPWQLGKALDVVRRHRDPATPVVLGRDVGRPAQALRVVTLGELVPDMVDMRTMVLVGSSTTCTFARAEGGVWVYTPRWYGSKP, from the coding sequence ATGGCAGGGCTAACCACGCGCAAGGCACCGGCCATCGTCGTGCTCGGCCAAGGTGGCCTGGCCGCCGCCCGGCAGATCCAGGCGCTGTACCCGCAGTCCCAGGTGCATGGCCTGGTCGGGCGCGTGGAGCAGGCCGATGTCGGTTACACGGCCTTCGGCGACACGCTGCGCGCCCTGTATCGACAGGACACGCCGATCATCGCCTTGTGCGCGGCGGGGATCGTCATCCGGGCGCTGGCCAGCCTGTTGAGTGAAAAGGACCACGAGCCGCCGGTACTGGCGGTGGCCGAAGACGGCAGTGCAGTGGTGCCGCTGCTCGGCGGGTTGGGCGGGGTGAACGTCATGGCGCGCGAGATCGGCGCGGCGCTGGCGGTGCCCGCGGCGATCACCACCAGTGGCGAACTGCGGTTCGGCACCTGCCTGCTCAATCCGCCGAGCGGCTATGTGCTGGCGGACCTCGAGCAGGGCAAGCGGTTCGTGTCCGACCTGCTCGGGGGTGAATCACTGCGCATCGAAGGGCAGGCTCCCTGGCTGGCGCCTGCACGGCTGCCGACCGACGCGCAGGCACGCCGCACCCTGTATGTCGGCTGCGAGGCGCGCCCGGCGAACCGCGACGAATTGCTGATCCATGCGCGTCAGGTGGTGGTGGCCCTCGAAGGCCCTGGGCCGACGCTGGTCGCGGAGGTTCGCCAGGCGCTGTCCCAGGCCGCCTTGGCCGAGCCGGCCGTGGCCTGCCTGGTGGCTGGCGCGCAGCACATGGCCGAGCCGAGCCTGCACGAGGCTGCACGCGCCTTGGGTGTGCCGCTGCGCTTCGTGTCCGGTGATGTCCCGGCCGAGGTCTTGCTAGCCCAGGCTTTGCCGGAGGCACGCCGCATCACCACCGACGTCGCCGGTGTCGCGCTGGCCGTGGCCGCGCAGCCGGTGGCGCCCGAGACGGTAGGGCGTGCCCGCGGACGTCTGGCGGTCATCGGCCTCGGGCCGGGCGCCGCCGACCTGATGGTGCCCGCGGTCAAGGCCGAGCTGGCCCGCGCCAACGATGTGCTGGGCTATGAGACCTACGTGCGCATGGCCGGCCCGTTCCGTCCGGACCAGGTGCTGCACTGCACCGACAACCGTGAAGAGATGCAGCGCGCGCGGCACGCTTTCGAACTGGCCGCCCAAGGCCGTTCGGTGGTGGTGGTGTCGTCGGGCGATCCGGGGGTGTTCGCCATGGCGGCGGCGGTGATGGAGGCCCTGCACGCGTCGAGCGATCCGGCCTGGGCCAGGGTCGAGCTGGAGGTGCTGCCGGGCGTGTCTGCCTCGCTGGCCACCGCGGCCCTGTCGGGCGCGCCCTTGGGGCATGACTTCTGCGTGATGTCGCTGTCCGACAACCTCAAGCCCTGGTCGATCATCGAGACCCGGCTGGACCTGGCGGCCCAGGCCGACCTGGCCCTGGCGTTCTACAACCCCATTTCCCGCGCCCGCCCCTGGCAGTTGGGCAAGGCCCTGGACGTGGTGCGCCGTCACCGCGACCCGGCGACGCCGGTCGTGCTCGGCCGCGACGTCGGCCGCCCGGCCCAGGCATTGCGGGTGGTGACCCTGGGCGAGCTGGTGCCGGACATGGTGGACATGCGCACCATGGTGCTGGTGGGGTCATCGACGACCTGCACCTTCGCACGCGCCGAGGGTGGGGTGTGGGTGTATACGCCACGCTGGTATGGCAGCAAGCCGTGA